The region TTTCCGAGCTATGTTTTTGCATTCTCACGGCCAACAGCTCTGCTGAGCTTGGCATTAAAATTCAGAACGAAATTGGGGATGGTTTTCTTCATCTGTCTGAAAGCGAACTTGTGAAAGAGCTGAAAAGGCTGGGACACAGGTTCTGGAGGACGAGAGCTGGATTCATTGTCCGGGCGAGAAAATTTTCCAGGATCAGGGACATCGTGGTCGATAGCATCGAGAGCGGTGGTGTGAGTGAGGCAAGGGAGTGGCTGGTGAAAAACATCAAGGGTATTGGCTATAAAGAGGCCAGCCATTTTCTCAGAAACGTCGGTTATTTTGACCTTGCGATACTTGACAGACACATTCTTGCTGTGATGCACAAATACGGCATACTGAATGAGATCTCCAAAACCCTCACGAGAAAAAGATACCTTGAAATCGAACAGAAGTTCGTTGAGATTGCCGATCTGGCCGGAATGAAGCCGGGAATTCTTGATCTCTATGTGTGGTATATGAGAACAGGTAAGGTGCTTAAATAACGTATATAAAAACTCAAATTCAGCAACTTTAAATAATGGGAATTTGATTCAGAGATGGATGATAGTGGGTATAGATGTCGGGGGGACAAATACCGATGTAGCGTTTCTCTCAGAAAATCAGGTTAAAACCTTCAAATTTCCAAACGAGTATGGTGTTGAAAACATTCTGAACAGGATTTCCAGAGAGGTGGACATTAAGCGTTCAAGATTGATAATAAGCACGTCCGTCCCTCTCAATGCCCTCACGAGTGAATTCGACAGGATAAAGGTTCTGTCTCTTGTTTTTCCCGGCCCCGGACTGGATTACAGCCGTTATGGCATCGTTATGAGGGGTTACGTCAATCACAGGGGCATTTATGTTGAGGAGATTAACGAAGAGGAGATTGTAAAGGCTCTGGAAGGGGAGGAATATGATGCACTGGCAATCTCCTCAAAGTTTTCGATAAGAAATCCGGTTATAGAACACAAGGTTTCGGAGGTGGCCAGTAACTTCATAGATGGGGATAGGATTGCCCTGAGTCACCACGTTGGCCTGATAAACTTTCCCCTGAGGATAAATACCACAATTCTGAATGCAAAAATTGCTGAAAAGGTTAAAAAACTCACGGAGAGTGTTAAGGAGATCAAAGAGGAATTTTTCTATTACAAGGGAGATGGCGGAATAATACCCTGGCAGATAGCCCTGAGAAATCCTCTGGAACTTTACAACTCGAGTCCGGCAGCAGTTGCCTACGGAGCGTATTTTCTGACTGGAATTAAGGATGCCCTCGTCATTGATATTGGGGGAACGACCACTGATCTCGTACTTTTGAAGGATGGGTCTCCGGAAGTTGAGGAAAAGGTGGAAATCAATGGTATGAGGACTCATGTGAGGTGTGTGAGGAGTTTTTCACTTCCCTATGGGGGAGATAGCCTCTACAGCGGTTCTTTGATGCCATACAGAGATGGTAAATCTGTGGCTTTTGGAGGGGACGCTCCAACGCTCACCGACCTGCTCAATGCACTGGGGGCAGAGATTGGAAGTTTTCAGAGGTCGAGGGAAAAGGTTGGGAGGGCCGATGCAGAAAGGGAGGTTGAGAGGTATGTGAATTCCGTAGCTGAGGTCGTCAGGAATTACCGGGTTAAGACGATAATTGGAACGGGATACCTCGCCCAGCACCTTGTTCCCAGAATTGCCGAGGCAGCGGGGAGGAGATACACAATACCCGAGCATTACGGCTCGGCAAATGCTGTGGGTGTTGCGGTATCAAGAATAAGTCTCACGCTCTATGCCAGGTTCGATACCGAGAGGAGGCTTGCGATATTCAACGGAGAGGTTGATCAGGAGCAGTTTGAGAGCATATCTGGGCATCCGGATGATGATGAGCTTGTGGAACTTGCAATTGAGCGGGCCAAAGAACTGGCTCTGAAATACGGAGCAAATGAAAGGGACCTCGCGGACATAGATGTTATGTATTTCAACTCCTTCAATATTGTCAAAGGGGGCATAAAAAGGGGTAAGATTGTGGATATAATTGTTCAGATAAAGCCGGGATTGTGTTGTGATGTGGTATGAGGACTGGAATCGTTTATCATCCTAAATATCTGGAGCATGAGCAGTCTCCGACTCACCCTGAGAGAAGGGAGAGGCTCGCATACACTCTGGATCAGCTCATGGAGGAGGGGATTTTTGACCTCGAAAATATCGTCCTTCTCGAGCCTTTTGAAGCTGAGATTCAGGATGTGCTGGAAGTTCATACAAGAGAGTACGTTGATTTTCTGATTAAGACAAGTGAAACAGGTGGTTTCATCGATCTGGACACCAATGTACCTGTCGGTCTTGTTGATGTGGCATTGCTTGCAGCTGGAGGTGCGATAAGGGCTGCACAGGCTGTAATCGAGTCTGAGGTTGACAACGCATTTGCAATGATTCGCCCGCCAGGCCATCACGCAAAACCCCACACCGGTGCCGGCTTCTGTTACCTCAACAACATGGCCATTATGGTCAGGTGGATTCAGAAAAAGGGCTTCCGGAAGGTGGCGATAATTGACTGGGATGCTCATCATGGGGACGGAACACAGGAGATATTTTATGACGATGATTCAGTTCTCTTCATCTCCACTCACCAGATGCCGCTGTATCCGGGGACAGGGTATCCGTACGAAACTGGAAAGGGTCGCGGTGAGGGCTACACGATTAATGTGCCTCTCCCTCCAGGCACGTCTGATGAGGGCTATTTCTACGTTTTTGAGAAGGTTATTGAGCCTGTCATTCAGGAATTTGAGCCTGACTTCATTGCGGTATCTGCAGGACAGGACAATCACTTCACCGACCCGATAACGGGCCTCGCACTGACTGCAAAAGGTTATGCCGAGATAATGAAGAGGGCCGTAAATCTTGCCAGCGAGCTTTGCGAGGGGAGGATTGTTACCGTTCTGGAAGGTGGATACAGTGTTGAGCATGCCCTTCCGTACACGAATCTTGGAATAATCGCTGCCATGGCTGGGATGGACATCTCCAACATTCGGGAGCCAGAAAACTACCTTTCTGAGCTCAGGTGGAGAAAGAAGTACTATGCCACCGACAGGGTTGTGGAGAATGTCGAGGAGGTCAGGAGGATTCATTCAAAATACTGGGAGTGCTTCGGGGATGATTAATCGTTTTTTTAATTTCCCTAAATCACTATTAATTGTTTATTAATTCATTTGTATTTATTTGTTTGCAACTTTGTGCAATACCGCAAATATTAAATACAAAAATCTGTTCGCAAAAAACATGACAGTTTCCTTTGAGCCAGAATACTGCACGGGATGTGGGTTATGTGAAGTGACGTGCCCGAAATCGGCAATAAACGTCATCAAAACCGTTTCAGGTTATCATGCTGATATTGAGGGTTGCATTGACTGTGGTGTTTGCACAGTTTACTGCCAGTACGGTGCGCTGACTCTTGATACCTCACCTTTCAGCCAGATTCTTGACAAGATAAAATACTCCAAGACAGAAGTTAATTTTGAAAACTGTGTCTTTTGTGGGAAATGTGCCGAAAACTGCCCCAGAGATGCAATTGACGTTGAAAAACGGCTCGAGAAGGACAGGGTCAGGCTCGGTTATGTTCGCATTGGAGAGGGGTGCATTCAGTGCAGGAACTGTGTGATGTTCTGCCCCACCGATGCCGTCAGGATAGTCAGGGGCAGGCCTGAGATTGACGAGAGCAAGTGCATTTACTGCCAGATCTGCCAGGGTGTCTGTCCCAAGGATGTCATCGAAATACACTGCGATTCATGCAAGATAAAATTCGAATATGCCGTCTCCGGAAACGTGGATGTTGATATTGGCTGCTCACTTTGCGGAACGTGTGAAATGGTCTGTGAGTTTGATGCCATTCATGTTAACAGAATATTCGCAGGAGAGCAGAGCTTTGATGGGAACAAATGCCTTGGGGATGAATGCACGATTTGCATAAACATCTGTCCGAACAACGCAATATCGTATGAATACGGGGATGGCAAAATTGTTGCGTTCGGTGACTCATGCAATTTCTGCGGTAAATGTGAAAAGTACTGTCCGGGGAATGCGATAGGGATCGAGAGGTTCGTCTCCGAAAGGTATGAGGAAATCCATCTCCCGGGGAAGATAAGTGGTTATCACGAGATCCACCCGATCATAGAAGTCAGCAGCAAGTGCATAGGATGCCATTTCTGTGAATCCGTCTGTAAAATTGCAAAAGAAATCAATCTGTCCGAGGTCAGGGGCGAAGTCGAACCGGAGAACTGCACAGCATGCGGGCTGTGTGAGAGTGTTTGCCCGATGGATGCCATAGTTGTCAGGGAGAAGCTGTAATTCTTTGTATTTTCTTATTTTTCTTGCCCGAGGAAGTGATAAAGTCTAAATAAATGAATGACCAATCTTGCGGCATGGTTGTGATAGAATTATTCGCAACCCTCAGAGAAAGGTACGGTAAGAGGGTTGAGGTTGAGGCGGAGGATTTTGAGGATGCAATAAGGAAAGCTTCTGAGGTTTTTGGTAAGAGCTTTTACAGCGAGGTTTTTGAAGAGGCTGGCTCGGTCAGGGATGACAGAATAGTTCTCATAAATGGCAGAAACGTCAAGGACCTTGAAAAAATGCCTAAGCTGAAAAAAGAAGATAAGATAAGTATATTCCCTCCGATCGCCGGTGGTTAGTACCTTATGCTCTCGAGATCTTCTCCACTGAAATAAATTTCCTGAATGATGTCGTATATGTCGTCCATTCCGTAACCGCTAACTGAGGAAACCGGAATGAGGGGTCTGATAAGTCCGAGATCCTTCAGGACGTGGAACAAATCTCTTGAAAGGCTTTTTTCTTCCTGAATATCATCATAAAGCGATTCGGGGTCATCGCTCCAGCCCGTAATCTTTCTCAGCGTGTGTTCGGGCAGAAGGTCTGATTTGCTCAAAACGGGAATCTGTGGTATGTTCAGTCTCAGTACTGCTGAGGAATACAGGAAGACCATGGAGATGTACCCTGATGGCTGCTGTGAGATTACGGGATCTAAAAGGAACACTGAAACGGAATTATTCACACCGAAAGTCCTCAGGATTATTTCTCCACTGCTTCTCATTGTGAAAAGCTCCATCTGTCCCGGAGTATCCACAAGGACGTACTCTGCGCTGTAAAGGTCGAGGTCATCGACGATATCCTGAGCCCTTGTGGCAATGAGATCTGCTGAGATTATCTGAGCGCCGTTTGGCCCGACATTGTATTTTTCCATGATGTCCGATACGGTGAACCACTCTCTCACATCCACATCCGGCTCGTATGGGAGATAATCAGCACCGGGGTCGAGATTGACAATGGCGTGATCTATCTTTTTAAAGTCGAGGTAATCTGAAAAAGCCTTGGTGAAATATGATTTTCCGCTACCGGCAGTCCCTACGGCGAATACAAAAATTCTCTCTTCCATGCTCTGTTTACGGGCGGCGAACTTTAAAAAAGTATACCTTAACGATTAATAGTCTGTTTTGAATGGTATTTCAAAAACCGCTAATATTTATATCCGGAAAGCCCTAATTAAATTTTGAGGTGGTTAGAATGGGAAAACTGGCTTTAGTTCTGGCAAGTGGGGAGCTTGAAAAGCTCCAGGCGGCAAGTATAATTGCAAGTGTGGCCTCAACTCTGGGAAATGAGGTTGTGGTCTTTGCAACAATGGATGGGTTGCTCGCTTTCAGAAAGGATGTTGTGGAGAATAAGGCATGGAAGACTGCCGGAGACCTCGGTAAGGGCATGCTGGAAAGCAATGTTCCCTTATTCGTGGACACATTCAGGCAGGCAAAGGAGGTAGGTAACCTCAAGATGTATGCCTGCGGTATGATCATGGACATGCTCAAGATGAGCAAGGACGACTTTGTGGACATCTTTGATGACGTTGTTGGAGTTTCGGCTTTCCTTGGAATGATCGAGGGAGCACAGGTTCTGTTTATCTGAAGTCAGAAGGGGGTGGTTGAGATGGAGGTAAAGGCTGACAGGGTTGTGGACGCAAGGGGCAGCTACTGTCCGGGACCGCTCATGGAACTGATCAAGGCTATCAGAGAGGAAGACGTTGGCAGGATTATTGAGGTCTGGTCAAGTGATGAAAGCTCGGCTAAGGACATTCCGGAATGGGTTAAAAAGGCTGGACACGAACTTGTAGGGGTTTTTGAGGCGGACGGATACTGGAGAATTGTCGTGAAGAAAACCAGATAATTTTTTAATTTTTGGAGAGGTGGTTCAATGAAAAGGGTTGTCATTCTCGGTGGGGGTGTTGCAGGCACCCTCACGGCGAACTATCTTGTTCCGAAAATAAAAGAGAGGATTAAAAACGAAGAAGTTCAGATAACGCTCATCTCCGACAGGAATTTTCAGATTTACGAACCTGGTTTCCTCTATCTGATTTTCAACAGGCTTGGAGAAGGTGAGCTGAAGAGAAATCTTGGCGAACTGCTGGACCCCGCAGTTCAGCTTGTGATAGACAGGGCGACGAAAATAGATGCTGACAACAGCAGAGTTGTAACTGAAAACGGAAGCTACGATTACGACTATCTTGTCATTGCCACGGGCTCAAGAGTGGTTCCGGAGGAAATTCCTGGCCTTAAAGAGGGTGGCCACTGGTTCTACAATCTCGAAGGGGCCACGAGACTTAGAGAAGCGCTTGCGAAGTTTAACGGTGGAAAGATTGTTGTGAGCGTGATGGGCATCCCGCATAAATGCCCGGTTGCCCCCATGGAGGTTACGTTCATCCTGCACGACTTCCTGAGGAGGAGAAATCTGAGGGATAAGACAGAGCTTCTCTACACCTACCCGATAAACAAGATATTCACCATGGACCCGGTTGTGGAGCTTGTTCAGCCGATGTTCGATGAAAGGGGGATACAGTACAAGACGTTCTTCAACCCAATAGAGGTAGATGCCAAAAACAGAAAGGTTATCACGCTTGAGGGAGAAGAGGAGAGCTACGACCTGCTCATTGCCATCCCACCGCACAGGGGCGCCCAGGTCATAATCGATTCCGGGCTGGGAGACAAGGGTGGATGGGTGCCAACGGACAAGTACACCCTCCGGGTAGATGGATATGACAACATGTATGCCCTTGGAGATGCCACAAATCTGCCCGTGAGTAAAGCAGGGAGTGTTGCGCACTTTCAGGCAGAGGTTGTGGCTGAAAACCTCGCGGCGGAGATAGAGGGCATAGAGCCGACAGCGATGTTCAACGGAAAGGCGTTCTGCTTCATCGAGACCGGATGGGAAGAGGCAACCTACATCTGGTTCGATTACTTCACCCCGCCAAGGCCGGTTCTGCCGAGCAAGTTTGTCCACTTTGTCAAGATGGCGTACAACAAGGCTTACTGGCTAACTGCGAGAGGATTGCTGTGAGGTGGTGAAGATGGAGGATAAGACTCAGGAACTTGTTGAAAAACTTCTCGAAAACCAGGATACAATAGAGAAAATTCTTGAAAAGATCATACTTCTCGAGAAAACGGGAGCGCTCGACACTCTGGCAGACTTGGCAGCATTCGTCAAAGTTGCACAGGACACTCTCAGTGATGAAATCATCAAAAAGAACTCCGAGCTGATCACGAACCTTGGTCTTGTGTCTGCCAAGTTCACCAGCGACAACGCTCTGATGCTGATCGACGCAATTGGAGATGCGATCTGCAGGTGCGACAAGGAACCAGAGCCTGTTGGGCTGACCGGATTGCTGAAAGCCATGAACGACCCCGATGTGAAATTTGCCCTCGGATTTCTCATCAACATGGCCAAAGCCCTCGGCAGAGCCCTCAGAGAGAGGGCGTAAAATTTATTTACCAATTTTTTCAATAAAAAATTTCTGATGTATCTCTACCCTAAGGAAATTGTTGCGGACACGTATCTGTCCAGGCTTGGCGGCTTTAGTGAGGAATTTGCCCGGAACGAAATCGGGATAAATGAGAAGGCAATAGAGGTGAACACTTCTCTCATCCCGGATGAGACAAAAGTGAAGATCAGGTTTCTGGACGAGCGGGAAAAGCCATATTTCCTCAGACCAATGTTCACTGTTGTCTCAATTCCGACTGGCAGGAGAGCATGCGAATACTCCCGGGATGGGGAGGTTGTGCTCTCCGCAGAACATGCAGAGGTTCTCGGAAACAGGGTTGGCAAGTTCATGGTTCTGAATTCCGTTGAGAGTTTCAGAATCGATGGAGACTACTCATCTATGGAAAAAGCCGTTAAATCAATGCGTGAGTGGATATGGAAGTCAGAGAGCCTACGAAAAAGGAATTGAAGGTCATAAGAAACGCATTGAAATTTTTCAGGGCAACGGACCTTCTTGAAAGATACAAAATCTTCATCGTGGAATCTGGAAAAAGGGAGGTATATCTGTTCACGGAAGAGGTTTTTGAGCTTTTAATGAAAACAGACGCCGTTCATGCTGGCGTGAAGATTGGAGAAGTGGGTAGCCGAAGGTTTAGAATGACGCTGGAGGGTGCATTTTTCATCGCCAAAGACCGCAGAAGAGTGATTGTGACTGAAAGAGGAGAAATGCTCTTTCTTTACGGCAGGGACGTTTTTGCCGGCTCGGTTGTCGATGTTGATGAGGACGTCAGAGAAAATGACGTGGTGTTTGTGTGCAACAGATACGGTGATGTACTTGGCCTGGGCAGGTCGAAATATGATGCAGATGTGATTGGAGAGCTTCAGCAGGAAAGAGTGGTTGTGGAGAACCTTGTTGATAGAGGGGAATATCTGAGAAAGGAAAAGCTCTACGATGCCCACTAAACCCTGTAGACTCTGCCCGCTTTCGAAAGCCTGTTCATTATCGCAAGTCCCAGCCCTTTTTCCTCAACCCCCTCCACTATGATCACGTCGCAGACTCTGTCAAGCTCCCGGAGAGCATCGAAGAGCCTTTCGGCAAACTCTCTCAGGGTGCTGCCGAGATTGTATGTGGGAATGTCCTGGAACTCATCTGCCTTCATTGCAGCAATGCCCACTTTTCTTCCATCTCTGGAAAGCCTCTCTGCAAGCTCACGCATCTCCTCTCTTGCCGTATCTCCGACGAGGACTATCACATCTGCATCGGGAGAATAGTGCCTGTACTTCATGCCCGGACTTCTCGCGACATCGGATTTTCTTATAACCTTCACTTCGAAAAACTCCTCGAGCATTTCCCGTGTAATTGCTCCGGGTCTCAGGATTTCCAGTGGATATGTGGTCGTGTCCACGACAGTGGATTCAAGCCCGATCCGGGTTTTTCCGGCATCGATAATGCAGTCTATCTCATTCCCGAAATCTTCAATTACATGCTCTGCCCGAGTGGGGCTTGGCTTTCCGCTTTTGTTGGCTGAAGGGGCGGCTATTGGAACGCCGGAAAGCTCTATCAGTTTCAGGGCGACCTTGTGGGCAGGCATTCTGACGGCCACCGTGTTCAGACCGCCGGTGGTTTCCCTTGGCACAACCTCTTTTTTCTTCATCACCAGTGTAAGGGGCCCCGGGAAAAACTCTTCAACGAGCTTCTCCGCCACCCTGTTTGGTTCGGCTATTTCGTATATCTGCTCATGCTCATGAACGTGGACGATCAGGGGATTGTCGGATGGCCTGCCCTTTGCAGCGAAGATTTTTCTTACGGCCTTCCCTTCAAGTGCATTTGCTCCAAGTCCGTAAACTGTCTCGGTTGGGAAAGCAACCAGACTACCTGCTTTTATCAATTCCGCCGGATAAGATAGTTCTTCCTCACTGAATTTTTCGGATGATATTCTTATTATCCTCACTCTGAATACTTGCCACGGCTCTGGTTAAAAATATTGGCGGGCGATACATCAGGTCAATCCGCATTTGTTCTTCCAGTTACTATCTTGCCAGAAAGTGGTCAAGCTGAATAACCTCTGCCTCAACCGGACTTAAAATGTCTTTTCTGAACACCTGGATTATTCTTCCAACCCCCCTTGGCCTTATTTTAAGCCTGACGGCGGTCATCTCACATTCCTCGAAGTAGTCATTTCTTGAGTAATACATCGTGTGGGTGGTAAGCTCCTTTCTCTCCACCTCTGCTATTATTCCCGTAACTCCTCTCGACAGATCAACGTTCTTGGCGGTGGTTATGAAAACACATTCGCCAATTCCTGCATTCAGGGCACTTGATATGTTGACGACGTTTCTCAGCTCCAGAGTTCTCAGATTCCCCTTCAACACTTCCTCGATGGTGTACCGGGAAATGCCGGAGATAACGTAGCACCTCATTTCCATCACCCGTACATTGGATGATAATCTTCTTTTACCTCCTGCATCTGTGTCTGCTCTGCGAGCTTCTGCATCTGTGCCTCAATAAACTCCGCCTCCTTTATCAGTTTCTCCGTGCTTATGTCCCATCCATAAATCCTGTTGAGGGTCAGGATGACCTCCGCTGCAGCCCTCGGATCAGGATTGAATCCTGCCGTCTCGCCGAGGAGGGCAAATGCCGGGAACTTTCTCGCCACGCATTCGTTCATCAAACTTCCAGCTATGCCGCTTATCGTTCCCGTTCTGAATATCTCCACATGCTCCTTTATCTCGTTCAGAACTTCCTCGGATGTGGCTGCGCCGTATACCCTCTTTTTGCCCTCAAATGTGGTTAATCCAGCGAGTGACACCAGTCTTTTTGCGCTGATTGATTCTGCCCACTCAAGAATTACTGAACTGAGGTCGTATGCTATTCCCGGATGAACCGGGACATCGGAGTGTATCAGGATAAAGTTGAGTTCCGGGCACCTGTATATCCTCACGGGAGGCTGGACGACTCCCTCGAAAAGTGTGGCTATTGGGGGAAGCAGCTTTGACTCGATAACTCCAATCTGTTCAAGTTTAAGTTCCAGTATGAGGTGTCCACTTGCAATTGTTCCGACGAGACCTATTCCGGGAAAGCTTGTAATCAGAATGGGGTTTTCCATTTCTGTGCTCTCAGAAAAGACTCTCGTATCTCCCATGAATACAGTTGGGCGGAAAAATATATTACTCTTACTGATTACTTCATTTCATGCGAGAGTATCGATTCAAAAGGGGTTTCAAGCCCACAGCAGAAAGGCTGGAGGAGATGATAATCAAGTATTTTGGCAGCTTCGAAAAAGACGGTGATGTTTATGTTGTCAGATACAAGGCTCTCGAGGAGCTTAGACTATGGCTCGAAGGGAAGGTCCTGAAGGCTGAAACCAGAACGAACCCGAATGTGGATGACGAAACCGCACTTGAGACTCTCAGAACCTACAACAGGTTCCTTGATGAGCTTACCGGATACACAGCAAAAGAAAGAAAGAAACACATGATGAAGGATGTGGAGGGAAGTTAGACCGGCATGCTTCCGAGCTGTGTGAGGTTCTGGAGGTTCATGATCGAATATATCGTGTATCCCAGGTAAAGGATTGCTGGTATTGAGGCAGATATAATTGCTTTTTTGAGTTCTATTTTTCTAATCTTTGCGACTCCGTTGCTCCATATCGCTATACTCCATACGAGTGTTGCCAGGTTGATGAATAATCCGCTGTAAACCAGGTTTTTGTTTGTAATCGCTATCAGAAATTCCTGCAGAGTTTCTGGAGATGCTGACTGCAGGAAGTAATACTGTATTGCGAACTGAATTACTGATGCGATTGCCAGCGGGTAAAAACCGTAGGCTGTAACTCCCATGGTTTTGCCGAATTCTCCCTCTCCTCCAAAGAGACTGGAGATCGCGTGAATTATCCCGGCGATT is a window of Geoglobus acetivorans DNA encoding:
- a CDS encoding DUF5611 family protein, encoding MREYRFKRGFKPTAERLEEMIIKYFGSFEKDGDVYVVRYKALEELRLWLEGKVLKAETRTNPNVDDETALETLRTYNRFLDELTGYTAKERKKHMMKDVEGS
- a CDS encoding YIP1 family protein encodes the protein MIKALTNPGRFFEEESVPKIRAALPPIIIISTIGAISQYLISSYMKPLFSGSELMQNMLAIAPVIGFISAFIVLFVLLVVIAGIIHAISSLFGGEGEFGKTMGVTAYGFYPLAIASVIQFAIQYYFLQSASPETLQEFLIAITNKNLVYSGLFINLATLVWSIAIWSNGVAKIRKIELKKAIISASIPAILYLGYTIYSIMNLQNLTQLGSMPV